One Manihot esculenta cultivar AM560-2 chromosome 6, M.esculenta_v8, whole genome shotgun sequence DNA segment encodes these proteins:
- the LOC110618176 gene encoding transcription factor SPEECHLESS produces MTDTLSDFLEDPEFGDTTLDGDDLFAIFESLDRATEFSPFTPLDEVAVSSKESEEATRLVSQKSTSSSAPLESETELETSPKNKRQKTIVSSEEMVNPDGQQRMSHITVERNRRKQMNEHLSVLRSLMPCFYVKRGDQASIIGGVVDYINELQQVLQSLEAKKQRKVYSEVLSPRLVSSPRPSPLSPRKPPVRSPRLNLPISPRTPQPGSPYRPRLQQGYLSPTIASPLEPSPTSSSSSINDNINELVANSKSAIADVEVKFSGPNLLLKTVSPRIPGQAVKIISALEDLSLEILHVSINSLDETMLNSFTIKIGIECQLSAEELAQQVQQTFCQ; encoded by the exons ATGACTGACACTTTGTCTGATTTCCTCGAAGATCCTGAATTTGGCGACACTACCTTAGATGGAGACGATCTCTTCGCTATTTTTGAGAGCTTAGATAGAGCAACCGAGTTCTCTCCATTTACACCACTGGATGAAGTTGCTGTTAGCTCAAAAGAAAGTGAAGAAGCGACGAGGCTGGTGTCTCAGAAGTCTACATCTTCTAGTGCTCCGCTGGAATCTGAGACTGAGCTCGAAACTTCACCAAAGAACAAGAGACAGAAGACTATTGTTTCCTCAGAGGAAATGGTAAACCCAGATGGCCAACAAAGGATGTCTCATATTACAGTGGAGCGCAACCGGAGAAAACAAATGAACGAGCATTTGTCTGTTTTAAGATCACTCATGCCTTGCTTCTACGTCAAGAGA GGAGACCAAGCATCAATCATTGGAGGTGTTGTTGATTACATCAACGAATTGCAGCAAGTTCTACAATCCCTTGAGGCCAAGAAGCAAAGAAAAGTTTACAGTGAAGTACTTAGCCCTAGGCTAGTATCAAGTCCAAGACCCTCACCCCTTAGCCCTAGAAAACCACCAGTGCGAAGTCCGAGACTCAACTTACCTATAAGCCCAAGAACCCCACAACCAGGTAGTCCCTACAGACCTAGGTTGCAGCAAGGCTACCTCTCCCCCACCATTGCCAGTCCTCTCGAGCCATCTCCTACTTCGTCTTCTTCCTCCATAAATGACAATATCAACGAACTGGTTGCAAATTCCAAGTCTGCCATTGCCGATGTGGAGGTTAAGTTCTCTGGGCCAAACCTCCTATTGAAAACAGTATCTCCCAGGATTCCTGGTCAAGCTGTGAAGATAATTTCTGCCCTGGAAGACCTCTCCCTCGAGATCCTACATGTGAGCATCAACTCTTTAGATGAGACCATGCTTAACTCCTTCACTATCAAG ATTGGAATTGAATGCCAGCTTAGTGCAGAGGAGCTCGCTCAACAAGTCCAGCAAACATTCTGCCAATAG
- the LOC110618116 gene encoding mitochondrial carrier protein MTM1 isoform X3, which translates to MVELERTQKPWATPDQTARVEINSHDLLMSDSLVIDGAEPGLSVPHPRHSNCKSDWKLGLAERAFSAAGAAFLSAIIVNPLDVVKTRLQAQAAGVPYSHPLSNITSRMAYFGPNMMFADLRCSPSCTRAGVHGTVSICPPDCFQYKGTLDVFYKIIRQEGFGRLWRGTNAGLALAVPTVGIYLPCYDMFRNWMEGFTSQNIPGAMPYVPLVAGSLARSLACATCYPIELARTRMQAFKASQVGKPPGVWKTLLEVLSHVRSTSNAQNNLGGYRVLWTGMGAQLARDVPFSAICWSTLEPIRRRLLSLVGEESNVASVLGANFSAGFVAGSLAGAATCPLDVAKTRRQIEVTCPFIICMPI; encoded by the exons ATGGTCGAGCTAGAGCGAACTCAGAAACCATGGGCGACTCCAGACCAGACCGCAAGAGTCGAAATCAATAGTCACGATTTGTTGATGTCGGATTCCTTGGTGATTGATGGAGCAGAGCCTGGATTATCTGTTCCTCATCCTCGCCACTCAAACTGTAAGTCCGACTGGAAATTAGGGCTTGCAGAAAGAGCCTTCTCGGCTGCTGGTGCTGCGTTTTTATCAGCTATTATAGTTAACCCTCTGGATGTTGTCAAG ACAAGGTTGCAGGCGCAGGCTGCAGGGGTTCCTTACTCCCACCCACTAAGCAATATTACTAGTCGGATGGCATATTTTGGGCCAAACATG ATGTTTGCTGATCTAAGATGTTCACCATCATGCACGCGTGCTGGAGTTCATGGAACGGTATCGATTTGCCCTCCTGATTGTTTTCAATACAAGGGAACTCTTGATGTCTTCTACAAAATCATTCGACag GAAGGATTTGGTAGGCTTTGGAGAGGCACAAATGCTGGTCTGGCCTTAGCTGTACCAACG GTGGGAATCTACCTACCATGCTATGATATGTTTCGCAATTGGATGGAGGGTTTTACCTCCCAGAATATTCCTGGGGCAATGCCATATGTGCCTTTAGTAGCAGGTTCATTGGCACGTTCTTTAGCCTGTGCAACTTGTTACCCTATCGAACTTGCTAGAACTCGCATGCAG GCATTTAAAGCATCCCAAGTTGGTAAACCTCCTGGAGTTTGGAAAACACTGCTGGAGGTCCTCTCCCATGTAAGGAGCACAAGTAATGCCCAAAACAACT TGGGAGGTTACCGCGTGTTATGGACAGGCATGGGGGCACAGCTTGCTCGTGATGTTCCATTCTCTGCAATTTGTTGGTCAACCCTTGAGCCA ATCAGGAGAAGACTATTAAGTTTGGTTGGTGAAGAATCCAATGTGGCAAGTGTTCTTGGAGCAAACTTTTCTGCTGGTTTTGTTGCGGGTAGTCTTGCTGGCGCTGCTACCTGTCCTCTAGATGTTGCCAAAACCCGAAGACAGATAGAGGTTACTTGCCCCTTCATAATTTGCATGCCAATTTAG
- the LOC110618116 gene encoding mitochondrial carrier protein MTM1 isoform X2 translates to MVELERTQKPWATPDQTARVEINSHDLLMSDSLVIDGAEPGLSVPHPRHSNCKSDWKLGLAERAFSAAGAAFLSAIIVNPLDVVKMFADLRCSPSCTRAGVHGTVSICPPDCFQYKGTLDVFYKIIRQEGFGRLWRGTNAGLALAVPTVGIYLPCYDMFRNWMEGFTSQNIPGAMPYVPLVAGSLARSLACATCYPIELARTRMQAFKASQVGKPPGVWKTLLEVLSHVRSTSNAQNNLGGYRVLWTGMGAQLARDVPFSAICWSTLEPIRRRLLSLVGEESNVASVLGANFSAGFVAGSLAGAATCPLDVAKTRRQIEKDHVRALRMTTRQVLLDVWRDGGMKALFTGVGPRVGRVGPSVGIVVSFYEVVKYVLHRQYATS, encoded by the exons ATGGTCGAGCTAGAGCGAACTCAGAAACCATGGGCGACTCCAGACCAGACCGCAAGAGTCGAAATCAATAGTCACGATTTGTTGATGTCGGATTCCTTGGTGATTGATGGAGCAGAGCCTGGATTATCTGTTCCTCATCCTCGCCACTCAAACTGTAAGTCCGACTGGAAATTAGGGCTTGCAGAAAGAGCCTTCTCGGCTGCTGGTGCTGCGTTTTTATCAGCTATTATAGTTAACCCTCTGGATGTTGTCAAG ATGTTTGCTGATCTAAGATGTTCACCATCATGCACGCGTGCTGGAGTTCATGGAACGGTATCGATTTGCCCTCCTGATTGTTTTCAATACAAGGGAACTCTTGATGTCTTCTACAAAATCATTCGACag GAAGGATTTGGTAGGCTTTGGAGAGGCACAAATGCTGGTCTGGCCTTAGCTGTACCAACG GTGGGAATCTACCTACCATGCTATGATATGTTTCGCAATTGGATGGAGGGTTTTACCTCCCAGAATATTCCTGGGGCAATGCCATATGTGCCTTTAGTAGCAGGTTCATTGGCACGTTCTTTAGCCTGTGCAACTTGTTACCCTATCGAACTTGCTAGAACTCGCATGCAG GCATTTAAAGCATCCCAAGTTGGTAAACCTCCTGGAGTTTGGAAAACACTGCTGGAGGTCCTCTCCCATGTAAGGAGCACAAGTAATGCCCAAAACAACT TGGGAGGTTACCGCGTGTTATGGACAGGCATGGGGGCACAGCTTGCTCGTGATGTTCCATTCTCTGCAATTTGTTGGTCAACCCTTGAGCCA ATCAGGAGAAGACTATTAAGTTTGGTTGGTGAAGAATCCAATGTGGCAAGTGTTCTTGGAGCAAACTTTTCTGCTGGTTTTGTTGCGGGTAGTCTTGCTGGCGCTGCTACCTGTCCTCTAGATGTTGCCAAAACCCGAAGACAGATAGAG AAGGATCATGTAAGGGCATTGAGGATGACTACACGACAAGTTCTTTTGGATGTTTGGAG GGATGGAGGAATGAAAGCGCTTTTCACAGGTGTTGGTCCTCGTGTTGGACGTGTAGGCCCATCTGTCGGGATCGTGGTGTCATTTTATGAAGTTGTTAAGTATGTTCTGCATCGCCAGTATGCAACTTCGTAA
- the LOC110618018 gene encoding dihydrofolate synthetase isoform X1, producing the protein MYCLADGSAIFILIFLFFNILYCIFAVKLMMMTSFEFVVSSLKFDCFMQCFRFSLSIISHVNDVKTPLCTLLCNYENLNFQVLTAFAFSLFAQENINIAVIEAGLGGARDATNIICSSGLAASVITSIGEEHLMALGGSLESIAMAKAGIIKHGRPLVLGGPFLPHIERILRNKASLMHSPVVSASDSGIRTIIKGLSMCNGRLCQLCDIMIQVEKDFQLFIEISDLKMHMLGSHQLQNAATAACAALCLRNQGWRISDGSIRFGLENTYLLGRSQFLASKEAEVLGLPGATILLDGAHTKESAKALVDTVRMTFPKARMVLVVAMASDKDHLEFARQFLLDKRLEAVFLTEADIAGGKSRTTTASLLRDYWLQASGELGINPLHDGMAEYQQLLKNQFIYPDKELEGRIILLTEKSLEHSLRVANDFLEGRTKNQSRVLVVTGSLHIVSSVLARLRG; encoded by the exons ATGTATTGTTTAGCAGATGGATCTGCAATTTTCATActcatttttctattttttaatattttatattgcaTTTTTGCAGTCAAACTGATGATGATGACATCATTTGAGTTTGTAGTTTCTTCTTTGAAATTTGATTGCTTTATGCAGTGTTTCAGGTTCAGTTTATCGATAATAAGTCATGTCAATGAT GTGAAAACTCCTTTATGCACTCTTCTGTGTAATTATGAAAACTTAAATTTCCAGGTTCTTACTGCCTTTGCATTCTCCTTGTTTGCTCAAGAGAACATTAACATTGCAGTTATTGAG GCTGGTCTTGGAGGTGCTCGAGATGCTACAAATATAATTTGTAGTTCTGGACTTGCTGCATCAGTCATAACTAGTATAGGTGAGGAACATTTGATGGCACTGGGGGGTTCTCTAGAAAGCATTGCAATGGCAAAGGCTGGAATAATTAAACATGGTCGTCCA TTAGTTCTGGGTGGGCCATTTCTTCCTCACATTGAGCGTATTCTTCGCAATAAAGCATCATTGATGCATTCTCCTGTAGTATCTGCATCTGATTCTGGAATCCGAACTATCATTAAAGGCCTTAGCATGTGTAATGGTAGACTTTGCCAGTTGTGTGACATAATGATTCAAGTCGAGAAGGATTTCCAGCTG TTCATTGAGATATCTGACTTGAAAATGCACATGCTTGGAAGTCACCAACTCCAAAATGCAGCTACTGCAGCATGTGCAGCATTGTGCCTCCGCAACCAAG GATGGAGAATTTCAGATGGATCTATTAGATTTGGTTTGGAGAACACATACTTGCTTGGAAGAAGTCAATTTCTAGCATCCAAAGAAGCTGAAGTATTAGGACTTCCTGGAGCTACAATACTGCTTGATGGAG CCCACACTAAAGAGTCTGCAAAAGCTTTGGTGGACACAGTACGGATGACATTTCCAAAGGCACGAATGGTCCTTGTGGTTGCAATGGCTAGTGACAAAGACCATTTGGAATTTGCAAGACAATTTTTGTTAG ATAAACGATTAGAGGCCGTCTTCCTAACAGAAGCTGACATCGCTGGAGGGAAGTCCCGAACGACTACAGCATCCTTGTTAAGAGATTACTGGCTACAAGCTTCTGGAGAGTTGGGCATCAATCCCCTCCATGATGGAATGGCAGAATACCAACAACTGTTGAAGAATCAATTTATCTATCCCGACAAGGAACTGGAAGGCAGAATCATATTGTTAACTGAGAAATCATTGGAGCATTCCTTGAGAGTTGCAAATGACTTTCTTGAAGGAAGAACAAAAAATCAGTCACGTGTTCTCGTGGTGACTGGATCGCTGCACATTGTATCATCAGTGTTAGCTCGTCTCCGAGGGTAA
- the LOC110618116 gene encoding mitochondrial carrier protein MTM1 isoform X1: MVELERTQKPWATPDQTARVEINSHDLLMSDSLVIDGAEPGLSVPHPRHSNCKSDWKLGLAERAFSAAGAAFLSAIIVNPLDVVKTRLQAQAAGVPYSHPLSNITSRMAYFGPNMMFADLRCSPSCTRAGVHGTVSICPPDCFQYKGTLDVFYKIIRQEGFGRLWRGTNAGLALAVPTVGIYLPCYDMFRNWMEGFTSQNIPGAMPYVPLVAGSLARSLACATCYPIELARTRMQAFKASQVGKPPGVWKTLLEVLSHVRSTSNAQNNLGGYRVLWTGMGAQLARDVPFSAICWSTLEPIRRRLLSLVGEESNVASVLGANFSAGFVAGSLAGAATCPLDVAKTRRQIEKDHVRALRMTTRQVLLDVWRDGGMKALFTGVGPRVGRVGPSVGIVVSFYEVVKYVLHRQYATS, translated from the exons ATGGTCGAGCTAGAGCGAACTCAGAAACCATGGGCGACTCCAGACCAGACCGCAAGAGTCGAAATCAATAGTCACGATTTGTTGATGTCGGATTCCTTGGTGATTGATGGAGCAGAGCCTGGATTATCTGTTCCTCATCCTCGCCACTCAAACTGTAAGTCCGACTGGAAATTAGGGCTTGCAGAAAGAGCCTTCTCGGCTGCTGGTGCTGCGTTTTTATCAGCTATTATAGTTAACCCTCTGGATGTTGTCAAG ACAAGGTTGCAGGCGCAGGCTGCAGGGGTTCCTTACTCCCACCCACTAAGCAATATTACTAGTCGGATGGCATATTTTGGGCCAAACATG ATGTTTGCTGATCTAAGATGTTCACCATCATGCACGCGTGCTGGAGTTCATGGAACGGTATCGATTTGCCCTCCTGATTGTTTTCAATACAAGGGAACTCTTGATGTCTTCTACAAAATCATTCGACag GAAGGATTTGGTAGGCTTTGGAGAGGCACAAATGCTGGTCTGGCCTTAGCTGTACCAACG GTGGGAATCTACCTACCATGCTATGATATGTTTCGCAATTGGATGGAGGGTTTTACCTCCCAGAATATTCCTGGGGCAATGCCATATGTGCCTTTAGTAGCAGGTTCATTGGCACGTTCTTTAGCCTGTGCAACTTGTTACCCTATCGAACTTGCTAGAACTCGCATGCAG GCATTTAAAGCATCCCAAGTTGGTAAACCTCCTGGAGTTTGGAAAACACTGCTGGAGGTCCTCTCCCATGTAAGGAGCACAAGTAATGCCCAAAACAACT TGGGAGGTTACCGCGTGTTATGGACAGGCATGGGGGCACAGCTTGCTCGTGATGTTCCATTCTCTGCAATTTGTTGGTCAACCCTTGAGCCA ATCAGGAGAAGACTATTAAGTTTGGTTGGTGAAGAATCCAATGTGGCAAGTGTTCTTGGAGCAAACTTTTCTGCTGGTTTTGTTGCGGGTAGTCTTGCTGGCGCTGCTACCTGTCCTCTAGATGTTGCCAAAACCCGAAGACAGATAGAG AAGGATCATGTAAGGGCATTGAGGATGACTACACGACAAGTTCTTTTGGATGTTTGGAG GGATGGAGGAATGAAAGCGCTTTTCACAGGTGTTGGTCCTCGTGTTGGACGTGTAGGCCCATCTGTCGGGATCGTGGTGTCATTTTATGAAGTTGTTAAGTATGTTCTGCATCGCCAGTATGCAACTTCGTAA
- the LOC110618018 gene encoding dihydrofolate synthetase isoform X2 — protein sequence MRFQQFLSQSQWPAFLRRKAFYADGSRTLSLRKLDFKQLFSSYRDEPELKDFVDYLDSLKNYEKSGVPKDAGTDSDEGFDLGRMRRLMDRLGNPHAKFKAIHIAGTKGKGSTAAFLSNILRAEGYSVGCYTSPHIMTIRERMSMGKFGEPVSAMVLNCHFHQIRQKLDEAIRLENGCLSHFEVLTAFAFSLFAQENINIAVIEAGLGGARDATNIICSSGLAASVITSIGEEHLMALGGSLESIAMAKAGIIKHGRPLVLGGPFLPHIERILRNKASLMHSPVVSASDSGIRTIIKGLSMCNGRLCQLCDIMIQVEKDFQLFIEISDLKMHMLGSHQLQNAATAACAALCLRNQGWRISDGSIRFGLENTYLLGRSQFLASKEAEVLGLPGATILLDGAHTKESAKALVDTVRMTFPKARMVLVVAMASDKDHLEFARQFLLDKRLEAVFLTEADIAGGKSRTTTASLLRDYWLQASGELGINPLHDGMAEYQQLLKNQFIYPDKELEGRIILLTEKSLEHSLRVANDFLEGRTKNQSRVLVVTGSLHIVSSVLARLRG from the exons ATGAGATTTCAACAATTTCTCAGCCAAAGCCAATGGCCCGCCTTTCTTCGAAGAAAAGCCTTCTATGCTGATGGTAGCAGAACTCTGAGCCTAAGGAAGTTAGACTTTAAGCAGTTATTCTCTTCGTACAGAGACGAGCCAGAGCTCAAGGACTTCGTTGATTACTTGGACTCTCTCAAGAACTACGAGAAGTCAGGTGTCCCCAAGGACGCTGGTACAGATTCAGACGAAGGATTTGATCTTGGTCGCATGCGGCGACTTATGGATCGTCTGGGGAATCCGCACGCCAAGTTTAAG GCCATTCACATTGCCGGGACCAAAGGAAAAGGATCAACTGCGGCCTTCCTCTCCAACATCTTACGGGCAGAAGGCTATTCCGTTGGTTGTTACACTAG CCCACATATCATGACCATACGGGAGCGCATGTCGATGGGAAAATTTGGTGAGCCGGTCTCAGCAATGGTGTTAAATTGTCATTTTCATCAGATCAGGCAGAAGCTTGATGAGGCTATCCGACTAGAAAATGGATGTTTGAGTCATTTTGAG GTTCTTACTGCCTTTGCATTCTCCTTGTTTGCTCAAGAGAACATTAACATTGCAGTTATTGAG GCTGGTCTTGGAGGTGCTCGAGATGCTACAAATATAATTTGTAGTTCTGGACTTGCTGCATCAGTCATAACTAGTATAGGTGAGGAACATTTGATGGCACTGGGGGGTTCTCTAGAAAGCATTGCAATGGCAAAGGCTGGAATAATTAAACATGGTCGTCCA TTAGTTCTGGGTGGGCCATTTCTTCCTCACATTGAGCGTATTCTTCGCAATAAAGCATCATTGATGCATTCTCCTGTAGTATCTGCATCTGATTCTGGAATCCGAACTATCATTAAAGGCCTTAGCATGTGTAATGGTAGACTTTGCCAGTTGTGTGACATAATGATTCAAGTCGAGAAGGATTTCCAGCTG TTCATTGAGATATCTGACTTGAAAATGCACATGCTTGGAAGTCACCAACTCCAAAATGCAGCTACTGCAGCATGTGCAGCATTGTGCCTCCGCAACCAAG GATGGAGAATTTCAGATGGATCTATTAGATTTGGTTTGGAGAACACATACTTGCTTGGAAGAAGTCAATTTCTAGCATCCAAAGAAGCTGAAGTATTAGGACTTCCTGGAGCTACAATACTGCTTGATGGAG CCCACACTAAAGAGTCTGCAAAAGCTTTGGTGGACACAGTACGGATGACATTTCCAAAGGCACGAATGGTCCTTGTGGTTGCAATGGCTAGTGACAAAGACCATTTGGAATTTGCAAGACAATTTTTGTTAG ATAAACGATTAGAGGCCGTCTTCCTAACAGAAGCTGACATCGCTGGAGGGAAGTCCCGAACGACTACAGCATCCTTGTTAAGAGATTACTGGCTACAAGCTTCTGGAGAGTTGGGCATCAATCCCCTCCATGATGGAATGGCAGAATACCAACAACTGTTGAAGAATCAATTTATCTATCCCGACAAGGAACTGGAAGGCAGAATCATATTGTTAACTGAGAAATCATTGGAGCATTCCTTGAGAGTTGCAAATGACTTTCTTGAAGGAAGAACAAAAAATCAGTCACGTGTTCTCGTGGTGACTGGATCGCTGCACATTGTATCATCAGTGTTAGCTCGTCTCCGAGGGTAA
- the LOC110616934 gene encoding probable WRKY transcription factor 30, protein MDNMGDWEQTKNLVNELTLGRELARQLQIHLNVPSSSRETREVLVQKILASFEKSLSVLNLSSSIRETNPTGFAIGMSESPPSLSGSPRSEDSDRDFKDHDPKDGSRKRKGTPRWTQQVRVNPGMGLEGPLDDGFSWRKYGQKDILGAKYPRGYYRCTHRIVQGCLATKQVQRSDEDPTIFEITYRGRHTCNQASHMLPPSQPLENQEPNSGMEQPQQQQENQQQSQDLLNIRSGLKVITEGLDSHEQSVPPSHFLSGSNFKAENQVFSPPTVDKSFKGIYSQSNFISPTTSGKSYFSASSSGMQHYLGGNQNFQTSEFELNDIISAATSTTDSPTVGLDFPFGNVEFDPNFTFDNSGFLP, encoded by the exons ATGGATAATATGGGGGACTGGGAGCAAACAAAGAATCTTGTAAACGAGCTAACGCTAGGGAGAGAGCTAGCAAGGCAGCTCCAAATCCATCTCAACGTGCCATCTTCTTCGCGAGAAACCCGTGAAGTGTTGGTCCAGAAAATCCTTGCTTCCTTTGAAAAGTCACTTTCGGTGCTAAATTTGAGCAGCTCAATAAGAGAGACGAATCCCACTGGATTTGCCATTGGGATGTCTGAGTCGCCGCCTTCTCTAAGTGGAAGTCCCCGGAGTGAAGACTCCGACAGGGACTTCAAGGACCACGACCCTAAAGATGGGTCTAGGAAGag GAAGGGCACGCCAAGGTGGACACAGCAAGTGCGAGTTAACCCAGGGATGGGACTAGAAGGGCCTCTTGATGATGGCTTTAGCTGGAGAAAGTATGGGCAGAAAGACATCCTTGGAGCTAAATATCCAAG GGGCTATTATAGATGCACTCATCGAATTGTCCAAGGCTGTTTAGCAACAAAGCAAGTGCAACGATCCGACGAAGACCCTACCATCTTCGAGATTACCTACCGAGGAAGGCACACATGCAACCAAGCATCCCATATGCTCCCTCCTTCACAGCCACTCGAGAATCAAGAGCCAAACAGTGGCATGGAGCAGCCCCAGCAACAGCAAGAAAATCAACAGCAATCTCAAGATCTCTTAAATATTCGTTCAGGACTTAAAGTCATAACCGAAGGATTGGACTCGCACGAGCAATCAGTTCCTCCTTCCCACTTTCTTTCTGGATCAAATTTTAAGGCAGAAAATCAAGTGTTTTCACCTCCTACTGTTGATAAGAGCTTCAAGGGGATTTATTCTCAATCTAATTTCATATCTCCTACGACGTCTGGGAAGAGCTATTTCTCTGCTTCTTCATCTGGGATGCAGCATTACTTGGGAGGGAATCAGAATTTTCAGACTTCTGAATTTGAGCTGAATGACATAATCTCTGCTGCTACTTCAACTACAGACTCTCCTACAGTTGGTTTGGATTTCCCATTTGGCAATGTAGAATTTGATCCAAACTTCACATTCGACAACTCAGGATTCCTTCCCTAG
- the LOC110616466 gene encoding uncharacterized protein LOC110616466, whose translation MAMNMEEIESKVPKCELICEEDSKTCRCSKLEESNKKAEARIVELEREIERRKSEYGVLEAKFKILDAQKCAAEDELMALRTKDGESGKSRNPFENENKASLRGGNKGDAVVDLTGEGDEEDIVEQLVLENHVLECEKKNAESEVEIWKKKFQELDLCVSQVYGSTVLSSRKRLSNEVAKGENRTDVRIRMDQLQINENLVDVGPSCGTLGKIIDDFPAAGTPYKDSPCGHTPLVGKKGVCLESEGEYHKTVRRRLPFEDRSPSKKMAPSTPGGSKPECLNVIDIFDSDDESDTCGGKFSISNGQGNKNVISTDHVEAGILEVNKDKISDQCLKGALSNQDYKEDVDDCKENVPCVPTPKRKRSAKVVTSDTENDEDDNVPISKLKRFHLQGLIPDIANSDVGNSFPGSPMNDGVKGIVTRSRRRLVTLRQCEEKVKGERSSSNKITESKYGQGIPTTGDVEDSETEVGSDSEGESLNGFIVDSSDISDADNASSHSENASDGNVDFDEILSKLQRSKDREFKWELEADMLSAFGKDLELCMKAVCALYRQQTSEEQVSKETMYDNNRGFSKFDALRGTTLAEFLTDGDPHGDLKKSVQQLKERGSQAVELCRTLASHYSKQLFEIYKNKEDPLFLPR comes from the exons ATGGCGATGAATATGGAGGAAATTGAAAGTAAAGTTCCAAAGTGTGAGCTCATTTGCGAGGAAGATTCAAAAACCTGTAGGTGTAGTAAATTGGAAGAAAGTAATAAGAAGGCTGAAGCAAGGATTGTAGAATTGGAACGGGAGATTGAAAGGAGGAAGAGTGAGTATGGAGTGCTTGAGGCTAAGTTCAAGATACTAGATGCTCAAAAGTGTGCTGCTGAAGATGAACTAATGGCTTTAAGGACAAAGGATGGTGAATCTGGAAAGAGCAGAAATCCTTTTGAGAATGAAAATAAGGCTAGTCTTAGAGGGGGGAACAAGGGGGATGCAGTTGTTGATTTGACAGGGGAGGGAGATGAAGAGGATATAGTAGAGCAGCTCGTGCTTGAAAACCATGTTCTGGAGTGTGAGAAGAAAAATGCTGAAAGTGAGGTTGAGATTTGGAAGAAAAAGTTTCAAGAATTGGACTTGTGTGTTTCACAGGTGTATGGCAGTACAGTCTTGAGTAGTAGGAAAAGACTATCAAATGAGGTTGCCAAAGGTGAAAATAGAACAGATGTAAGGATCAGGATGGACCAGCTGCAAATTAACGAGAACTTGGTGGATGTAGGGCCAAGCTGTGGTACCCTGGGTAAAATCATTGATGATTTTCCTGCAGCTG GCACACCATATAAAGACAGTCCATGTGGCCACACTCCTTTGGTGGGAAAGAAAGGTGTCTGTTTGGAATCTGAAGGGGAATATCACAAAACAGTTAGAAGGCGGTTACCATTTGAAGACAGAAGCCCTAGCAAAAAGATGGCTCCGTCAACCCCAGGCGGCAGCAAACCTGAATGTCTTAATGTGATTGACATTTTTGATAGTGATGATGAATCTGATACATGTGGTGGCAAATTTTCTATTTCCAATGGTCAAGGAAATAAAAATGTCATTTCAACAGATCATGTGGAAGCTGGAATTTTGGAGGTTAACAAGGACAAGATTTCTGATCAGTGTTTAAAGGGGGCACTTTCCAATCAGGATTACAAAGAAGATGTGGATGACTGCAAAGAAAATGTTCCATGTGTCCCAACTCCTAAGAGAAAAAGATCTGCTAAAGTTGTGACTAGTGACACTGAGAATGATGAAGATGACAATGTTCCAATATCCAAACTAAAGAGGTTTCATCTTCAAGGATTAATTCCTGATATTGCAAATTCTGATGTGGGAAATTCTTTTCCTGGCAGTCCTATGAATGATGGTGTCAAAGGTATTGTCACCCGTTCAAGGCGCCGTTTAGTGACTTTGAGGCAATGTGAAGAAAAAGTTAAGGGTGAAAGGAGCTCTTCAAATAAGATCACTGAATCCAAATATGGACAAGGAATTCCTACTACAGGTGATGTTGAAGACAGTGAAACTGAGGTTGGATCAGACAGTGAAGGTGAGAGCTTGAATGGATTTATTGTTGACAGCTCTGACATATCTGATGCTGATAATGCTTCCAGCCACTCAGAAAATGCATCAGATGGCAATGTGgattttgatgagattttgtCCAAACTTCAAAGAAGTAAGGATCGTGAATTTAAGTGGGAGTTAGAGGCAGACATGCTCTCAGCCTTTGGTAAAGATCTTGAGCTCTGTATGAAAGCTGTATGTGCTCTCTATCGGCAGCAAACTTCTGAGGAACAAGTTAGCAAGGAAACAATGTATGACAACAACCGAGGGTTTAGCAAATTTGATGCTCTCAG GGGCACAACCTTGGCAGAGTTTCTCACAGATGGAGATCCGCATGGTGATCTAAAGAAATCGGTCCAGCAGTTGAAAGAACGGGGCTCTCAGGCAGTTGAACTCTGTAGAACATTGGCTTCTCACTATTCTAAGCAGTTGTTTGAGATCTACAAGAACAAGGAGGATCCTCTCTTCCTCCCTCGTTAA